A single region of the Neotabrizicola shimadae genome encodes:
- a CDS encoding levansucrase, with translation MPIAIEGKWLWDSWYAHDGKQWHGYFLQADRALGDPDLRHFNVSQGHATSTDLKTWTHHGTTFAPAAGPAWDDYTTWTGSVVQGDDGLWHLFYTGTTKAERGMYQRIGHATSTDLHNWTRVGDGLCLDLTGPNADCYETDHIVGHWHDRAMRDPWVMRNPDGGWMMYFTARAPGIPEPNAGGAVGFATSPDLMTWTLCPPVFTGGFGQLEVPQVFAQGNHWYCLFCTASVHWSNQYRATNTQAPVTGTHYLIADHPRGPWRVAPGPFLDGADPCRRYAARIVETPQGLFILGFADGGKAQFGGYVMDPEPVTVGPDGLLSVTPIALAAE, from the coding sequence ATGCCGATCGCAATCGAAGGAAAGTGGCTCTGGGACAGCTGGTACGCCCATGACGGCAAGCAGTGGCACGGCTATTTCCTCCAGGCCGACCGCGCCCTGGGCGACCCCGACCTGCGCCACTTCAACGTGAGCCAGGGCCACGCCACCTCGACCGACCTGAAGACCTGGACGCATCACGGTACCACCTTCGCGCCGGCGGCTGGCCCGGCCTGGGACGACTACACCACCTGGACCGGATCGGTGGTTCAGGGCGACGACGGGCTGTGGCACCTGTTCTATACCGGCACCACAAAGGCCGAACGCGGCATGTACCAGCGCATCGGCCATGCCACCTCGACCGACCTGCACAACTGGACCCGCGTGGGCGACGGGCTCTGCCTCGACCTGACCGGTCCGAACGCCGACTGCTACGAGACCGATCACATCGTCGGCCACTGGCACGACCGCGCCATGCGCGACCCCTGGGTGATGCGCAACCCGGATGGCGGCTGGATGATGTACTTCACCGCCCGCGCGCCCGGCATCCCCGAGCCGAACGCCGGCGGGGCGGTGGGCTTTGCGACCTCGCCCGACCTGATGACCTGGACGCTGTGCCCCCCCGTCTTCACCGGCGGCTTCGGCCAGTTGGAGGTGCCGCAGGTGTTCGCCCAGGGCAACCATTGGTACTGCCTGTTCTGCACGGCCAGTGTCCACTGGTCCAACCAGTACCGCGCCACCAATACCCAGGCCCCCGTCACCGGCACGCACTACCTGATCGCCGACCATCCGCGCGGGCCCTGGCGGGTGGCACCCGGCCCCTTCCTGGATGGTGCCGATCCCTGCCGCCGCTATGCCGCGCGCATCGTGGAAACGCCGCAGGGCCTGTTCATCCTGGGCTTTGCCGATGGCGGCAAGGCGCAGTTCGGTGGCTATGTCATGGACCCCGAACCCGTGACCGTTGGACCTGACGGCCTTCTGTCCGTCACCCCGATTGCGCTTGCAGCGGAGTAG
- a CDS encoding TIGR04076 family protein produces MSDDSFELYDLRVEIVAPEGAKIYCGAPGDWFELRGEQLHLPTGQSFSIYSLSAILPLLPAKQRQTHPHDWMTSDAEIACPDPNCPSRLRITRLGKRRFSHAETTAVPLPKEPT; encoded by the coding sequence ATGAGCGACGATTCCTTCGAGCTGTACGACCTGCGGGTCGAGATCGTGGCACCCGAGGGGGCGAAGATCTATTGCGGCGCGCCGGGCGACTGGTTCGAGCTGCGCGGCGAGCAGCTGCACCTTCCGACGGGGCAGAGTTTCTCGATCTATTCGCTGTCGGCGATCCTGCCGCTTCTGCCCGCCAAGCAGCGCCAGACCCATCCGCATGACTGGATGACCTCCGACGCCGAGATCGCCTGCCCCGACCCGAACTGCCCCTCGCGGCTGCGCATCACCCGGCTGGGCAAGCGCCGCTTCAGCCATGCCGAAACCACTGCCGTTCCCCTGCCGAAGGAGCCGACATGA
- a CDS encoding carbohydrate ABC transporter permease, translating to MASKFLVSNRTGWLMAGPSILLIAGFIVLPFLFAILFSFTNQRLVSPNAAEFVGFANYRQLLDVTTLTVEPERDASGAVVIEDGAPKYPSVRSLTRNNPDRPDLNGMREWFSFGHGDSRTYVLARDVVFMKALVNTFIFVLVVAPVQGGLALGLALLINQRLRGINVFRTIYFMPVVVSIVVVSLLWRFIYDGQSGLLNNLLGALSFGAIPKVDWLGNPSTALGAIIAMSIWQAVGFHMVIWLSGLQTISPTLYEAGAIEGASKWQTFRYITWPGLRNTAVLVLIVITMQAFALFAQIDVMTGGGPLDSTQTIVFQAVERGYGKQDISGGSTISVVLFVIVLSISLIQRWLTREKS from the coding sequence ATGGCATCGAAGTTCCTCGTCTCCAACCGGACGGGCTGGCTCATGGCAGGCCCCTCGATCCTGCTGATCGCCGGCTTCATCGTCCTGCCCTTCCTCTTTGCCATCCTGTTCAGCTTCACCAACCAGCGGCTCGTTTCGCCCAATGCGGCAGAGTTCGTGGGCTTCGCGAACTATCGCCAGCTTCTGGACGTAACGACGCTGACGGTGGAACCCGAACGCGACGCTTCAGGCGCCGTGGTGATCGAGGACGGCGCTCCGAAGTACCCCTCGGTCCGCAGCCTGACGCGCAACAACCCCGACCGGCCTGACCTGAACGGGATGCGCGAATGGTTCAGCTTCGGCCATGGCGACAGCCGGACCTATGTACTGGCGCGCGACGTGGTGTTCATGAAGGCGCTGGTCAACACCTTCATCTTCGTGCTGGTCGTGGCCCCCGTCCAGGGCGGCCTGGCCCTGGGGCTGGCGCTGCTGATCAACCAGCGCCTGCGCGGTATCAACGTCTTCCGCACGATCTACTTCATGCCCGTGGTCGTCTCGATCGTCGTGGTCTCGCTGTTGTGGCGGTTCATCTACGACGGGCAGTCGGGGCTTCTGAACAACCTGCTTGGCGCGCTCAGCTTCGGCGCCATTCCAAAGGTGGACTGGCTGGGCAACCCCTCCACCGCGCTTGGCGCGATCATCGCCATGTCGATCTGGCAGGCGGTGGGCTTCCACATGGTGATCTGGCTTTCGGGCCTTCAGACCATCTCGCCCACGCTGTACGAGGCGGGTGCCATCGAGGGCGCGTCGAAGTGGCAGACCTTCCGCTACATCACCTGGCCCGGCCTGCGGAACACCGCCGTGCTGGTGCTGATCGTCATCACCATGCAGGCCTTCGCGCTGTTCGCCCAGATCGACGTGATGACGGGGGGCGGCCCGCTGGACAGCACGCAGACCATCGTCTTCCAGGCGGTCGAACGCGGCTACGGCAAGCAGGACATCTCGGGCGGGTCCACCATCTCGGTCGTGCTGTTCGTGATCGTGCTGTCGATTTCCCTCATCCAACGCTGGCTGACGCGGGAGAAAAGCTGA
- a CDS encoding extracellular solute-binding protein produces the protein MTKLTLAAALLAATTWGGTALAQQTLTMWYHGAGNDVEQKLIGEVIADFNASQTDWKVELQSFPQAAYNDSVVAGALAGNLPDILDVDGPNMPNWAWAGYMQPLKIDETKIAEFLPGTKGIWNGELYSIGLWDAAVAMVTRQSTLDALGLRTPTLDQPWTKDEFMDALAKAKASGTCEYALDLGMAWTGEWYPYAFSPFLQSFGGDIVDRSTYKTAEGALNGDAAMAFGEWWQSLFTDGYAQATQDPADRDGGFNAGKYCFSWNGNWAALGSLAAFDDVVFLPAPDFGNGPKIGAASWQFGVSAKSQHPEGAAAFIEFALQDKYLAAFSNGIGLIPATPSAAALTENYAPGGKLAVFFDLSSKQGLVRPVTPGYVVQAKVFEKAVADIANGADVAATLDAATDEINADIEKNNGYGH, from the coding sequence ATGACGAAACTGACGCTTGCGGCCGCGCTTCTGGCGGCCACCACCTGGGGCGGCACCGCGCTTGCCCAGCAGACGCTGACCATGTGGTATCATGGCGCCGGCAATGACGTGGAGCAGAAGCTGATCGGCGAAGTGATCGCCGATTTCAACGCCAGCCAGACCGACTGGAAGGTCGAGCTGCAAAGCTTCCCGCAGGCCGCCTACAACGATTCCGTGGTGGCGGGCGCCCTGGCGGGCAACCTGCCCGACATCCTGGATGTGGACGGCCCGAACATGCCCAACTGGGCCTGGGCCGGCTACATGCAGCCGCTGAAGATCGACGAAACCAAGATCGCCGAGTTCCTGCCCGGCACCAAGGGCATCTGGAATGGTGAACTTTACTCCATCGGCCTGTGGGATGCCGCCGTGGCCATGGTGACGCGCCAGTCCACGCTGGATGCCCTGGGCCTGCGCACCCCGACGCTGGACCAGCCCTGGACCAAGGACGAGTTCATGGACGCACTGGCCAAGGCCAAAGCTTCGGGCACCTGCGAATACGCGCTTGATCTGGGCATGGCCTGGACTGGCGAATGGTATCCCTATGCCTTCTCGCCCTTCCTGCAAAGCTTCGGCGGCGACATCGTGGACCGCTCCACCTACAAGACCGCGGAAGGCGCGCTGAACGGCGATGCCGCGATGGCGTTCGGCGAATGGTGGCAAAGCCTGTTCACGGACGGCTACGCCCAGGCGACGCAGGACCCAGCCGACCGCGACGGCGGCTTCAACGCCGGCAAGTACTGTTTCTCGTGGAACGGCAACTGGGCGGCGCTTGGTTCGCTTGCCGCCTTTGACGACGTGGTCTTCCTGCCAGCGCCCGATTTCGGCAATGGCCCGAAGATCGGTGCCGCCTCGTGGCAGTTCGGCGTTTCGGCCAAGTCGCAGCATCCCGAAGGCGCTGCCGCCTTCATCGAGTTCGCGCTGCAGGACAAGTACCTTGCCGCCTTCTCGAACGGCATCGGCCTGATCCCGGCCACCCCCTCGGCCGCCGCGCTGACCGAGAACTATGCGCCGGGCGGCAAGCTGGCGGTGTTCTTCGACCTGTCGTCCAAGCAGGGCCTCGTCCGCCCGGTGACCCCCGGCTATGTCGTTCAGGCCAAGGTCTTCGAGAAGGCCGTCGCCGACATCGCCAACGGCGCCGACGTGGCGGCCACGCTGGATGCGGCGACGGACGAGATCAACGCCGACATCGAAAAGAACAACGGGTACGGCCACTAA
- a CDS encoding aldo/keto reductase, with product MTALPLIELRPGYSITRVIRGGWQLAGGHGPVDRAEAVADMMAFAEAGILTFDCADIYTGVEELIGAFRSAFADKHGQAALAAVHVHTKLVPDLTMLATCDRAYVAGIVETSLKRLRQERLDLVQFHWWDYAVPRYLDVLGWLKELQAEGKIAQIGATNFDTQRVGEIFDAGIPLMSMQVQYSLLDRRPERALVRLAQDRGLWLFCYGTVAGGFLGDRWLGAAEPREPMENRSLTKYKLIIDDFGGWDLFQALLSVLRGIADRHGVDIATVASAAMLDRPGVAAVIVGARNRAHLAGNVAVATLRLTDADRAEIAAIQAQSRIPEGDVYTLERDRNGPHGRIMKYNLNAAS from the coding sequence ATGACCGCGCTGCCCCTGATCGAGCTGCGTCCGGGCTATTCCATTACCCGGGTGATCCGTGGCGGCTGGCAACTGGCGGGGGGCCACGGCCCGGTGGACCGCGCCGAGGCGGTGGCCGACATGATGGCTTTTGCGGAGGCCGGCATCCTGACCTTCGACTGCGCCGACATCTATACCGGGGTGGAAGAGCTGATCGGTGCGTTCCGCAGCGCCTTTGCCGACAAGCACGGGCAGGCCGCACTGGCAGCGGTGCACGTGCATACCAAGCTGGTGCCGGACCTGACGATGCTCGCCACCTGCGACCGCGCCTATGTGGCCGGCATCGTGGAGACATCATTGAAGCGGCTGCGGCAGGAGCGGCTGGATCTGGTGCAGTTCCATTGGTGGGACTATGCCGTGCCGCGCTATCTGGACGTGCTGGGCTGGCTGAAGGAGCTGCAGGCCGAGGGCAAGATTGCCCAGATCGGCGCGACGAACTTCGACACGCAGCGAGTGGGCGAGATCTTCGACGCCGGCATCCCGCTGATGTCGATGCAGGTGCAGTATTCGCTGTTGGACCGCCGGCCCGAGCGCGCGCTGGTGCGGCTGGCGCAGGACCGGGGGCTGTGGCTGTTCTGCTATGGCACGGTGGCGGGCGGCTTCCTGGGCGACCGCTGGCTGGGTGCGGCTGAGCCGCGGGAGCCGATGGAGAACCGGTCGCTGACCAAGTACAAGCTGATCATCGACGATTTCGGGGGGTGGGATCTGTTCCAGGCCCTGTTGAGCGTGCTGCGCGGCATTGCCGACCGGCATGGCGTGGACATCGCCACCGTCGCTTCGGCGGCAATGCTGGACCGGCCGGGCGTGGCCGCCGTCATCGTGGGGGCACGCAACCGGGCGCATCTGGCGGGCAACGTGGCTGTGGCGACGCTGCGGCTGACCGATGCGGACCGGGCAGAGATCGCCGCGATCCAGGCGCAGTCACGCATTCCCGAAGGCGATGTCTATACGCTGGAGCGCGACCGCAACGGGCCGCATGGCCGGATCATGAAATACAATCTGAACGCGGCCAGCTGA
- a CDS encoding DUF3830 family protein — MSRLISIRDARNGLDVQAALLDGKAPANAAFLWAWAAEPRVVPSIHAMWTGPEISCPIPSPQLAGQDWAVALPPENATLHPQPGDVVLAYVPARMWGGNPDPIFDVGLFYGPGARMFFPIGWLAGSVVAQVVPEDRAALADACGRIRRQGATEITFARME, encoded by the coding sequence GTGAGCCGACTGATTTCCATTCGCGATGCGCGAAACGGCCTGGACGTGCAGGCCGCGCTTCTGGACGGCAAGGCGCCGGCCAACGCGGCCTTTCTGTGGGCCTGGGCGGCGGAGCCGCGGGTCGTGCCTTCGATCCATGCCATGTGGACAGGGCCCGAGATTTCCTGCCCGATCCCCTCGCCCCAATTGGCGGGGCAAGATTGGGCGGTGGCGCTGCCACCCGAAAACGCGACGTTGCATCCGCAGCCGGGCGATGTGGTGCTGGCCTATGTGCCGGCACGGATGTGGGGCGGCAACCCGGACCCGATCTTCGACGTGGGCCTGTTTTACGGACCGGGCGCGCGGATGTTCTTCCCCATCGGATGGCTGGCCGGTTCGGTTGTGGCGCAAGTGGTGCCCGAGGACCGGGCGGCGCTGGCCGACGCCTGCGGGCGCATCCGCCGGCAGGGCGCCACCGAGATCACCTTTGCGAGGATGGAATGA
- a CDS encoding ABC transporter substrate-binding protein: MKKLLLASAAALALVPGLAAACDITVGVVLELTGPAGEYGQAGAKSIEMAFRDLNDAGGVAGCTIKTDTRDSQTQANIAVDAATQLVQVSKVPAIIGGIISPMSIPILTSVTAPAKVLQVSPASSSPTLTQLGRDGKTNGVFFRTITSDALQGVALAKFAVDNGMKKIAIIHQNNDFGVNLVKEFSDPFAALGGTVVSVTPYNAKQSSYAAEVTAAMAGEPDALFLISDPVDGATIARTWVSQGGVQKFLLNDGMNSDDFIAAVGKEYLANAFGTSSGTDPTASTEYFNANYQAFSGIDPAAPAADRSYDAGALVGLAIAIAGGPDASKLPDALRKAVDPAGEPIYAGKDEFAKALKLISEGKPIRYEGVIGPVNFDQYGDISGPFRLWQIVDGKVTTVGEMTTADVEAIKASMK; the protein is encoded by the coding sequence ATGAAGAAACTGCTTCTTGCCTCGGCCGCCGCGCTGGCCCTTGTGCCAGGCCTGGCCGCCGCTTGCGACATCACCGTCGGTGTCGTGCTGGAACTCACTGGGCCTGCCGGGGAATATGGCCAGGCGGGCGCCAAGTCGATCGAGATGGCCTTCCGCGACCTGAACGATGCGGGCGGTGTGGCCGGCTGCACCATCAAGACCGACACCCGTGACAGCCAGACCCAGGCCAACATCGCCGTGGATGCGGCGACGCAGCTGGTGCAGGTGTCGAAGGTGCCGGCGATCATCGGCGGCATCATCAGCCCGATGTCGATCCCGATCCTGACCTCGGTCACGGCGCCGGCCAAGGTGTTGCAGGTTTCGCCCGCCTCGTCCTCGCCGACGCTGACCCAGCTGGGCCGCGACGGCAAGACCAACGGGGTGTTCTTCCGCACCATCACCTCGGATGCGCTGCAAGGCGTGGCCCTGGCAAAGTTCGCCGTGGACAACGGCATGAAGAAGATCGCCATCATCCATCAGAACAACGACTTCGGCGTGAACCTGGTGAAGGAGTTTTCCGATCCCTTCGCGGCGCTGGGCGGTACCGTCGTTTCGGTCACGCCCTACAACGCCAAGCAGTCCTCTTACGCGGCCGAGGTCACGGCGGCGATGGCAGGCGAGCCGGATGCACTGTTCCTGATCTCGGACCCGGTGGACGGCGCCACGATTGCCCGCACCTGGGTCAGCCAAGGCGGGGTGCAGAAGTTCCTGCTGAATGACGGGATGAACAGCGACGACTTCATCGCGGCGGTGGGCAAGGAATACCTGGCGAATGCCTTCGGCACGTCCTCGGGCACCGATCCGACCGCCTCGACCGAGTATTTCAACGCCAACTACCAGGCCTTCTCGGGCATCGACCCGGCGGCTCCGGCGGCGGACCGGTCATATGACGCAGGGGCGCTGGTGGGCCTGGCCATTGCCATCGCCGGCGGACCCGATGCGTCCAAGCTGCCCGACGCGCTGCGCAAGGCCGTCGATCCGGCGGGCGAGCCGATCTATGCCGGCAAGGACGAATTCGCCAAGGCGCTGAAGCTGATCTCGGAAGGCAAGCCGATCCGGTATGAGGGCGTCATCGGCCCGGTCAACTTTGACCAGTATGGCGACATTTCCGGCCCGTTCCGGCTGTGGCAGATCGTCGATGGCAAGGTGACGACGGTGGGCGAGATGACCACCGCCGATGTCGAGGCGATCAAGGCCAGCATGAAGTGA
- a CDS encoding ABC transporter ATP-binding protein, whose translation MAGISLKNVRKSYGNAHVIKGVDIEIEDGEFCVFVGPSGCGKSTLLRMIAGLEDITSGELRIGQRVVNELPPKDRGVAMVFQSYAIFPHMTVRENVAFGLTIAGASKAEKDAKVAEAARILQMEHLLDRRPSQLSGGQRQRVAIGRAIVRKPEVFLFDEPLSNLDAALRMDMRMEIGKLHNQLGATMIYVTHDQVEAMTLADKIVVLKDGQVMQIGAPMDLYHDPANLFVAGFLGAPSMNFVKVTVQAVNGNRVLVSNAALDPVEVSGKRGPFKPGDSAILGLRPQYLSVVKDAGRLHGAVALTERLGAETVVEVTLKDGNPLIAALSQDAIFPLGTPVNLSFDPDKAHLFPAT comes from the coding sequence ATGGCTGGCATTTCCCTCAAGAACGTCCGCAAGAGCTATGGCAACGCCCATGTCATCAAGGGCGTCGACATCGAGATCGAGGACGGCGAGTTCTGTGTCTTTGTCGGTCCCTCGGGCTGCGGCAAGTCCACCCTCCTGCGCATGATCGCCGGGCTGGAAGACATCACCTCGGGCGAGCTTCGCATCGGCCAGAGGGTGGTGAACGAGCTTCCGCCCAAGGATCGCGGCGTCGCCATGGTGTTCCAGTCCTACGCCATTTTCCCGCACATGACCGTGCGGGAAAACGTGGCCTTCGGCCTGACCATCGCCGGCGCCAGCAAGGCGGAAAAGGATGCCAAGGTCGCCGAGGCCGCCCGTATCCTGCAGATGGAGCATCTGCTGGACCGCCGGCCCAGCCAGCTTTCGGGCGGCCAGCGCCAGCGCGTCGCCATCGGCCGCGCCATCGTGCGCAAGCCGGAGGTGTTTCTGTTCGACGAGCCGCTGTCCAACCTGGATGCCGCCCTGCGCATGGACATGCGGATGGAGATCGGCAAGCTGCACAACCAGCTTGGCGCGACGATGATCTACGTCACTCACGACCAGGTCGAGGCGATGACCCTGGCCGACAAGATCGTCGTGCTGAAGGACGGTCAGGTGATGCAGATCGGCGCGCCGATGGACCTGTATCACGACCCGGCCAACCTGTTCGTTGCGGGCTTCCTGGGTGCCCCTTCGATGAACTTCGTCAAAGTCACGGTGCAGGCGGTGAACGGCAACCGGGTTCTGGTGTCGAACGCGGCGCTGGACCCGGTCGAGGTTTCGGGCAAGCGGGGGCCGTTCAAGCCGGGCGACAGTGCGATCCTGGGCCTGCGCCCGCAGTATCTTTCGGTGGTGAAGGACGCCGGCCGGCTGCACGGCGCGGTCGCCCTGACCGAACGACTGGGCGCGGAAACCGTGGTGGAAGTGACCTTGAAGGACGGCAATCCGCTGATCGCGGCGCTGTCGCAGGACGCGATCTTCCCGCTTGGCACGCCGGTCAACCTGAGCTTCGATCCGGACAAGGCCCACCTGTTCCCGGCGACCTGA
- a CDS encoding carbohydrate ABC transporter permease — protein sequence MAQISADNRGLRLATRYVVLGLIAVIFIFPLVFMLMSSLKPDQQLLEDTASLRAFLPVGDVSLDNYFAAFKRAPVGLFILNSVIVTGVTVALSLLACSAAAFAFVFVEWKGRNLMLSLILATLIVPFETIAIPLLLVASKLPWIGVEGVTWGWLNSYRVQIVPFIADGLTIFLFVQYFKDLPGELIEAARVEGASWGQIYRRIVMPLSGPVLATAAILKFLVMYNQYLWPLMVTQEEGYRPVMVGLQYFFQLNRAWGEIMAYLSLITLPVLAFYLYLQKAFIASIASTGVKG from the coding sequence ATGGCCCAGATTTCCGCCGACAACCGCGGCCTGCGCCTTGCCACCCGCTATGTGGTGTTGGGGCTGATCGCCGTCATCTTCATCTTCCCGCTGGTCTTCATGCTGATGTCGAGCCTCAAGCCCGACCAGCAGCTTCTTGAAGACACCGCATCGCTCCGCGCCTTCCTGCCGGTTGGCGACGTGTCGCTGGACAACTACTTCGCCGCCTTCAAGCGCGCGCCGGTGGGGCTGTTCATCCTGAACTCGGTCATCGTGACAGGCGTCACCGTGGCCCTGTCGCTGCTGGCCTGTTCGGCGGCGGCCTTCGCCTTCGTCTTTGTCGAATGGAAGGGCCGCAACCTGATGCTGTCGCTGATCCTTGCCACGCTGATCGTGCCCTTCGAGACCATCGCCATCCCGCTTCTGCTGGTGGCGTCCAAGCTGCCCTGGATCGGGGTCGAAGGCGTGACCTGGGGCTGGCTGAACAGCTACCGCGTGCAGATCGTGCCCTTCATCGCCGATGGCCTGACGATCTTTCTCTTCGTGCAATACTTCAAGGATCTGCCGGGAGAGTTGATCGAAGCCGCGCGGGTCGAAGGCGCAAGCTGGGGCCAGATCTACCGGCGCATCGTCATGCCGCTGTCCGGGCCGGTGCTGGCCACCGCCGCGATCCTGAAGTTCCTGGTCATGTACAACCAGTATCTCTGGCCGCTGATGGTCACGCAGGAAGAAGGCTATCGCCCGGTCATGGTGGGGCTGCAGTACTTCTTCCAGCTGAACCGCGCCTGGGGCGAGATCATGGCCTACCTCAGCCTCATCACCCTGCCGGTGCTGGCCTTCTACCTGTACCTGCAGAAGGCTTTCATCGCCTCGATCGCATCCACTGGCGTCAAGGGCTGA